One Endozoicomonas gorgoniicola DNA window includes the following coding sequences:
- a CDS encoding IS1380 family transposase produces MNKFTQEQLRFHPSNGKTIRADFNGGELSSDFGALMLRETMLHSGIISRLTDGIDDKRHQSYIDHTLQELIAQRVLQMACGYEDANDSNHLRKDPIFKLANGRNPLDDDNHLASAPTYTRLGQSMTKRDIYNMTKALADHFISSYEYPPLAIIIDLDHTPAITHGGQQMNLFNAKYQDYCYLPLMIFEGLSGKLITSILRPGKTPTGRENAAILQRLIKLIRTRWPKTHLLVRGDSHFAQPELMQVVQDDPHSDYVLGKGAGHKTALRPKAKELLDEARKALDVKTGLAKLNNMPEPERLRLYGETDYQAKSWKGLDTRIIYKAEVNQKGDNPRFIVTSMMEASPEEIYEDLYCPRGQDENFIKHLKSDLSGDRLSDQGFLANHLRMFYACAAYVLHYELRTKALKGTELEKAQPSTVITKLCKVAVKVVEYKDRIKLHLPRSCPIKGLLQHITEVFYSMPLPRPG; encoded by the coding sequence ATGAACAAATTTACACAAGAACAGCTTCGTTTTCACCCCTCCAACGGAAAAACTATCCGGGCAGACTTCAATGGCGGAGAATTATCCTCTGATTTTGGCGCCCTGATGCTACGTGAAACAATGCTTCACAGCGGTATCATATCCAGGCTGACTGACGGCATTGACGATAAACGTCATCAATCCTACATCGACCACACCCTGCAAGAACTCATTGCCCAAAGAGTTCTGCAAATGGCCTGTGGTTATGAAGATGCAAACGACAGCAACCATCTGCGTAAAGACCCAATCTTTAAGCTTGCCAATGGAAGAAACCCACTGGACGATGATAACCATCTGGCTTCCGCTCCAACGTATACAAGGCTTGGTCAGTCCATGACCAAACGGGATATTTATAATATGACCAAAGCACTGGCTGATCACTTCATCAGCAGTTATGAATACCCGCCATTAGCCATCATTATCGACCTGGATCATACGCCTGCTATCACCCATGGCGGCCAGCAGATGAACCTGTTCAACGCCAAATATCAAGACTACTGTTACTTGCCCTTAATGATCTTTGAGGGGCTCAGCGGCAAGCTGATCACTTCGATCCTGCGTCCTGGAAAAACACCCACAGGCCGAGAGAATGCAGCTATTCTCCAGCGCCTCATTAAGCTGATCCGTACAAGATGGCCGAAAACCCATTTACTGGTTCGTGGGGATAGCCACTTTGCCCAACCAGAGTTAATGCAGGTTGTTCAGGATGACCCTCACTCCGACTACGTGCTGGGAAAAGGCGCAGGACACAAGACGGCCTTGCGACCTAAAGCCAAAGAGTTGCTGGATGAAGCGCGGAAAGCTCTCGACGTTAAAACCGGGCTGGCAAAACTGAACAACATGCCAGAGCCTGAGCGACTCAGGCTCTACGGAGAAACGGACTATCAGGCAAAAAGCTGGAAAGGGCTGGACACCCGGATAATCTATAAGGCAGAGGTCAACCAGAAAGGCGACAATCCCCGCTTTATTGTGACTTCGATGATGGAGGCTTCCCCCGAGGAAATATATGAAGACCTTTATTGTCCCAGAGGGCAGGATGAGAACTTCATTAAGCATCTGAAAAGTGATTTGTCCGGTGATCGCTTGTCAGATCAGGGCTTTCTGGCAAATCACCTGAGAATGTTTTACGCCTGCGCTGCTTATGTTCTTCACTATGAGCTGAGAACCAAGGCACTGAAAGGTACGGAGCTGGAAAAGGCACAGCCATCAACCGTGATCACAAAACTTTGTAAGGTCGCGGTTAAAGTGGTTGAGTATAAAGACCGAATCAAACTTCACTTGCCCCGCAGCTGTCCAATAAAAGGGCTTTTGCAGCATATAACCGAAGTCTTTTATTCAATGCCGCTGCCTCGACCGGGATAG
- the istB gene encoding IS21-like element helper ATPase IstB — MLMNPTMEKLQVLKLTGMLEALDEQLKSPDIEQLSFDERLGLMIDREMTARDNRRLKTRLKKARLRHDACMEDIDYRHPRGLKRDQIQQLLSSHWIREHQNVIITGPTGVGKTWLACAMAQKACRDGYTVQYLRLPRLLQDLNLARADGRYVKLMTALAKTDLLLLDDWGLSPLTESQRRDLLEIVEDRHNVKSTLVTSQMPVDHWHELIGDPTLADAILDRLIHNAHRVPLKGDSLRKKQSKLAKSELTS; from the coding sequence ATGTTAATGAACCCTACGATGGAAAAGCTTCAGGTTCTGAAACTTACCGGTATGCTCGAAGCATTAGATGAGCAGCTTAAAAGTCCGGATATAGAGCAGTTGTCGTTCGATGAACGGCTCGGCTTAATGATTGACCGTGAGATGACCGCAAGGGATAACCGGCGTTTAAAAACACGGCTTAAAAAAGCACGACTACGTCATGATGCCTGCATGGAAGACATAGACTATCGTCACCCCCGTGGTCTTAAACGAGACCAGATACAGCAGTTGTTATCCAGCCACTGGATACGGGAGCATCAGAACGTGATCATTACAGGGCCGACGGGTGTAGGAAAAACCTGGCTGGCCTGTGCAATGGCACAGAAGGCCTGCCGGGATGGGTACACAGTGCAGTACCTCAGGCTGCCGAGATTACTGCAAGATCTGAACCTGGCAAGGGCTGACGGTCGCTATGTGAAACTGATGACAGCACTGGCAAAAACTGACCTTCTTCTTTTAGACGACTGGGGTCTATCACCTCTGACAGAAAGCCAGCGGCGTGACCTGTTGGAAATAGTAGAAGACCGGCACAATGTAAAAAGCACCCTGGTCACCAGTCAGATGCCGGTAGATCACTGGCATGAATTGATCGGTGATCCAACACTGGCAGATGCCATTCTGGACAGGCTGATTCACAACGCTCACCGGGTGCCACTTAAGGGTGACTCCCTGCGCAAGAAACAGTCAAAACTGGCAAAGTCAGAACTTACGTCCTAA
- the istA gene encoding IS21 family transposase: MKRLPMRKIREVLRLKFEHQLSIRKIASSCNISRATVSDYLNRFAASGLEWPLSSNLDETTLDQQLFPVQPPASKRQLALPDWSEIHQELRKPGVTLMVLWQEYKTNHPEGYQYSWFSDRYREWRTHLDVVMRQNHIAGDKLFIDYAGQTVPVVNQHTGEVQQAQVFIATLGASSYTYVEATLSQSLPDWIGSHVRTFEYLGGVPNNLVPDNLKSGVKHPHRYEPEINPTYQDLAEHYNVAVVPARVRSPKDKGKVESAVQIVERWILARLRHQTFFSLASLNEAIAGLLTELNNQPFQKLSGSRRSLFDSLDKPSLRPLPEMRYQYAEWKEARVHIDYHVEVDKHYYSVPYQLVKKQLSVRMTSQTIECFYKGQRVASHRRSQHKGRHTTQASHMPEKHRKYAEWTPERMQSWAAKIGPETAAVIQRVLATRRYPELSYRSCQGIIRLAKGYGNDRLENACRRALYAETCTYRSIESILKHNLDQQPLPELEPETVLPDEHENLRGSDYFN, from the coding sequence ATGAAGAGACTGCCCATGCGCAAAATTCGTGAAGTACTCAGGCTCAAATTCGAGCACCAACTCAGCATCCGGAAGATTGCCAGTAGCTGCAATATTTCCAGAGCAACCGTCAGTGATTACCTTAACCGGTTTGCTGCCTCCGGGCTGGAATGGCCTTTGTCATCTAATCTGGATGAGACGACACTGGATCAACAACTGTTTCCCGTTCAGCCACCTGCTTCAAAGCGCCAACTGGCCTTGCCAGACTGGAGCGAAATTCATCAGGAACTTCGCAAGCCCGGTGTCACCCTTATGGTGCTCTGGCAGGAATACAAGACCAACCATCCTGAAGGCTATCAGTACAGTTGGTTCAGTGACCGCTATAGAGAGTGGCGAACGCACCTTGATGTTGTTATGCGCCAAAATCATATTGCAGGCGACAAGCTGTTCATCGATTACGCCGGACAGACGGTTCCTGTCGTTAATCAGCACACAGGAGAGGTTCAGCAGGCGCAGGTGTTTATTGCGACGCTTGGTGCCTCCAGTTACACCTATGTAGAAGCTACATTATCTCAGTCTTTGCCAGACTGGATAGGCTCTCACGTGCGTACCTTTGAATACCTGGGTGGAGTACCCAATAACCTGGTGCCGGATAACCTGAAAAGTGGCGTGAAGCATCCTCATCGTTATGAGCCTGAGATCAATCCTACTTATCAAGACCTGGCCGAACATTATAATGTCGCTGTCGTACCCGCCCGGGTCCGATCTCCAAAAGATAAAGGTAAGGTCGAGTCTGCTGTTCAGATAGTTGAACGGTGGATACTGGCGCGTTTACGCCACCAGACATTCTTCTCCCTGGCTTCACTCAATGAGGCTATTGCAGGGTTACTGACAGAACTGAATAACCAACCGTTCCAGAAACTGTCCGGTAGTCGTCGTTCATTGTTTGATTCTCTCGATAAGCCTTCACTGCGCCCACTGCCTGAAATGCGTTATCAATACGCAGAATGGAAGGAGGCACGAGTACATATTGACTACCACGTAGAGGTCGACAAACACTACTACTCAGTCCCTTATCAGCTGGTCAAAAAGCAATTAAGTGTACGCATGACCAGTCAGACGATTGAGTGCTTCTATAAGGGGCAGAGAGTCGCCAGCCACCGCCGTTCGCAGCATAAGGGCAGGCATACTACTCAAGCCAGCCACATGCCGGAAAAGCACCGTAAATATGCCGAGTGGACACCAGAACGAATGCAAAGCTGGGCGGCAAAAATCGGACCTGAAACCGCAGCCGTCATCCAACGCGTCCTTGCAACACGGCGTTATCCTGAGCTGAGTTACCGAAGTTGTCAGGGCATCATCCGTTTAGCCAAAGGCTACGGTAACGACCGACTTGAAAACGCCTGTCGTCGTGCACTTTATGCAGAAACCTGCACTTACCGGAGCATAGAGTCAATCCTGAAGCACAACCTCGATCAGCAACCGCTTCCGGAACTGGAGCCAGAGACGGTGTTGCCTGATGAGCACGAGAACCTTCGGGGTTCAGACTACTTTAACTAA
- the istA gene encoding IS21 family transposase, with product MRKIREILRLRCECKLSTRQISASVRVSVGAVSKYLKLFEISGLSWPLPDDMDDSALINRLSPDTPSRKHQGFIDPDWSEVHSSLKQKGMTKQLLWEEYCEVYPHNAYSHSQFCHRYNEWCKKQKRSMRQQHKGGEKLFVDYAGLTVPIVSKETGETAPAQIFVAVLGASNYTYADASWTQGSVDFIGSQVRAFQFFGGVPEMLVPDNLRSAVTKACRYDPEINRSYQHMAEHFGCSILPARPYKPKDKAKVEVGVQLVERWILMRLRHTTFFSLSELNWEIRRLLEELNSRPFKQLPGCRRSQFELLDRPAMAPLPRQAFEYLEFRMARVNIDYHVQFSSHYYSVPHQLVREQVEIRGSHNTVQILYKGKPVTSHVRQYSEGGFTTKPEHMPKSHQKQQQWTPGRLLRWAQKLGPQVLKFTRQLLDDKKHQEQAYRACLGLLNLEREYGQKRLNAACDRAIKTGGRRVSNVRSILQSGLDKVPVEQPPENDSQRVTISHENIRGAGFYR from the coding sequence ATGCGAAAAATTCGGGAAATTCTTCGACTTCGTTGTGAGTGCAAACTGTCTACCCGTCAGATATCTGCAAGCGTCAGGGTGAGTGTCGGTGCGGTCAGCAAATATCTGAAATTGTTTGAAATATCCGGGCTCTCCTGGCCTTTGCCGGACGACATGGACGACTCCGCGCTTATAAACCGGCTGTCTCCTGACACGCCGTCCCGTAAGCATCAGGGCTTTATTGATCCTGACTGGAGCGAGGTCCACAGCAGCCTTAAGCAAAAGGGCATGACCAAACAGCTGCTCTGGGAAGAGTACTGTGAGGTTTATCCCCACAATGCCTACAGCCACAGCCAGTTTTGCCATCGCTACAACGAATGGTGCAAAAAGCAGAAGCGCTCAATGCGCCAGCAGCACAAAGGCGGTGAAAAACTGTTTGTCGACTACGCAGGCCTGACGGTTCCCATTGTCAGCAAAGAGACCGGGGAGACAGCACCTGCACAGATATTCGTGGCGGTGCTGGGAGCCTCTAATTACACCTACGCAGACGCTTCCTGGACCCAGGGTTCGGTGGACTTTATTGGCTCACAGGTCAGGGCATTCCAGTTCTTTGGCGGAGTACCCGAGATGCTGGTGCCGGACAACCTGCGCAGTGCGGTCACCAAAGCCTGTCGCTATGACCCGGAAATTAACCGCAGTTACCAGCACATGGCGGAACACTTCGGCTGCTCCATCCTGCCGGCGCGTCCCTACAAGCCAAAAGACAAGGCCAAGGTAGAAGTCGGCGTACAACTGGTAGAGCGCTGGATTCTAATGCGCCTGCGTCATACGACGTTCTTCTCCCTTTCCGAACTGAACTGGGAAATACGACGCCTGCTGGAAGAGCTGAACAGCCGGCCATTCAAGCAGCTGCCCGGCTGCCGCCGCAGCCAGTTTGAACTGTTGGACAGGCCTGCGATGGCACCGCTGCCCAGGCAGGCCTTTGAGTACCTTGAGTTCAGGATGGCCAGGGTCAACATTGACTACCACGTTCAGTTCAGCAGCCACTATTACTCCGTGCCTCACCAGCTGGTGAGGGAGCAGGTGGAGATCCGTGGCAGTCACAACACTGTTCAGATTCTCTACAAGGGCAAGCCCGTAACCAGCCACGTCCGGCAATACTCAGAAGGAGGCTTCACCACCAAGCCGGAGCATATGCCTAAAAGTCACCAGAAACAGCAACAGTGGACACCGGGAAGACTGCTGCGCTGGGCACAGAAGCTGGGGCCGCAGGTTCTGAAATTTACCCGACAACTGTTGGACGACAAAAAGCATCAGGAGCAGGCTTACCGGGCCTGCCTGGGGCTATTAAACCTTGAGCGTGAGTACGGACAGAAGCGACTGAACGCTGCCTGTGACCGTGCGATCAAAACCGGAGGTCGCAGGGTAAGCAACGTACGCTCCATCCTGCAATCAGGGCTGGACAAGGTGCCTGTTGAGCAGCCACCGGAAAACGACAGCCAGCGAGTCACCATCAGCCATGAAAACATTCGTGGTGCAGGCTTTTACCGATGA
- the istB gene encoding IS21-like element helper ATPase IstB, protein MINQTMTRLRSLRLSGMAEALALQQEQPGTYEGLSFEERLALLVDQEDADRSNKRLARLLRAARFKLSATMEGIDYEQPRGITKSQMATLVTCEWLRRKQNLLITGPCGTGKSWLSCAFGHGACLRGLSVRYFRTSRLLEAMTVAHGDGSYSKQLKQLAKVNLLILDDWGLEPLNQSQRTDLLEIMDDRHNQSSTIVTSQLPVSKWHDSIGDATLADAILDRLTHNAHRIELKGESMRKIKAKLDDREHPS, encoded by the coding sequence ATGATTAACCAGACGATGACCCGGTTACGCAGTCTGCGGCTCAGCGGCATGGCCGAAGCCCTTGCCCTGCAGCAGGAGCAGCCCGGTACTTACGAAGGCCTTAGCTTCGAAGAACGTCTTGCCCTGCTGGTTGACCAGGAGGACGCAGACCGCAGCAACAAGCGGCTGGCCCGATTGCTCAGGGCGGCCCGGTTCAAGCTGTCAGCCACGATGGAAGGCATTGATTACGAACAGCCACGGGGCATAACGAAATCCCAAATGGCGACACTGGTCACCTGCGAGTGGCTTCGGCGAAAACAAAACCTCCTGATCACGGGTCCCTGCGGCACAGGGAAAAGCTGGTTGAGCTGTGCCTTCGGACACGGAGCTTGCCTGCGGGGGCTCAGTGTTCGTTACTTTCGCACCTCAAGGTTGCTGGAAGCTATGACCGTTGCCCACGGTGACGGCAGTTACAGCAAGCAACTGAAACAGCTGGCCAAAGTAAACCTGTTGATTCTGGACGACTGGGGACTGGAACCACTAAACCAGAGCCAGCGCACCGACCTGCTGGAAATCATGGACGACCGACACAACCAGAGCTCAACCATAGTGACCAGCCAGCTGCCAGTGTCGAAATGGCATGACAGCATCGGTGATGCCACCCTGGCAGACGCGATTCTGGATCGCCTGACCCACAACGCACACCGGATAGAACTTAAGGGAGAATCTATGAGAAAAATAAAAGCAAAACTGGATGATCGTGAACACCCAAGCTAA
- the avs1c gene encoding AVAST type 1 anti-phage system protein Avs1c, with amino-acid sequence MFPKFTQMSTPQTRAEFEERLHHIAQVMKDGKMHISSHIADSIGESILAVRLLPNGRIDFLSVDETARLQANTMFQRPSFEDMAQANDESGIVEGEQGPNN; translated from the coding sequence ATGTTTCCTAAATTTACGCAAATGAGTACTCCTCAAACTAGAGCTGAGTTTGAGGAACGCTTGCATCATATAGCTCAAGTCATGAAAGATGGGAAAATGCATATATCTTCCCACATAGCTGACTCTATTGGGGAAAGTATACTTGCTGTACGACTTCTGCCAAATGGAAGGATTGATTTCTTGAGTGTCGATGAAACAGCTCGCTTGCAGGCGAATACGATGTTTCAAAGGCCAAGCTTTGAAGATATGGCTCAAGCTAATGATGAGTCTGGAATCGTAGAAGGAGAGCAAGGACCCAATAATTAA